In Macadamia integrifolia cultivar HAES 741 chromosome 5, SCU_Mint_v3, whole genome shotgun sequence, a single window of DNA contains:
- the LOC122077836 gene encoding G-type lectin S-receptor-like serine/threonine-protein kinase At1g34300, producing MRKAVRNFSLLFSILIFSLSPLTAQQQQQKLSYFSISNSPWSPAMNQTLVSSNSTFAAGFRPLTTSPYLYIFAVWFLYGIDKTVIWSLNGTTSSPVDQSSSLVITPAGILQLNDSTGHNLWQPTAFGDPKQTKLVLGEDGNLVFGNWSSFNYPTDTILPNQTIDGMILVSKNGKYMFRNNQDLVFNSSNVYMTLSPAIGIMHSLGTITMKNSDHSYVMADLGDLRLRRLTLDNDGNLRAYSLRPVSGTWMIVWQAIQELCTIHGTCGPNYVCMSNGSNSTFCVCPPGFEVQTGVVGEQICERRIPITPKDSKFLRLDFVSFIGGQYLQAPNFTSCEDGCVANSSCIAYAVQFNGNHYCIHHQRLHYGYWSPYPQVTTFLRISNSETNISNNFTGMTTKVDTICPTLISLPVPPNRSQTTTRNIIILSSVFSIEFIVCFLSFWAFLNKYRKYQDMAWSLGLELLPAGGPKRFSYAELKTATNNFSTIIGQGGFGIVYKGELPDHRSIAVKRLKKVTGAETEFWGEITIIARMHHLNLVRVWGFCVEKDHKMLVYEYIPNGSLAKYLFPAHSPAIPESGQGRSSRDLPSNSNTTTNSDSFSSSNCIENIPLKPLLDRTEKTQLRPLLDWDVRYRIALGIARAIAYLHEECLEWVLHCDIKPENILLGDDFCPKVSDFGLSKLTKKEEMVAMSRIHGTRGYLAPEWVTREQPITAKADVYSFGMVLLEIVSGSRNFQSRESLSEDWYFPRWAYEKVYEEKMVEDLLDKTIIHCYDIKVHIEFVDRMVKTAIWCLQERPDLRPSMGKVAKMLEGTVEITEPPKPTIFYLEMGDKTLFLL from the coding sequence ATGAGGAAAGCAGTgagaaatttctctctcctcttctccatcCTAATCTTTTCTCTCTCACCATTAACagcccaacaacaacaacaaaagctCTCTTACTTCTCCATCTCCAACTCCCCATGGTCACCAGCCATGAATCAGACCCTGGTATCAAGTAACTCAACCTTTGCTGCGGGATTTCGACCATTAACCACCTCTCCCTATCTCTATATCTTTGCTGTTTGGTTCCTATATGGGATTGATAAAACCGTTATCTGGTCACTTAATGGCACTACTAGTTCGCCAGTAGACCAATCTTCCTCTCTTGTCATCACCCCTGCCGGCATTCTCCAACTCAACGATTCAACCGGACATAATCTGTGGCAACCGACCGCTTTCGGAGATCCTAAACAGACTAAATTAGTCCTCGGTGAAGATGGTAACTTGGTGTTTGGTAATTGGAGCAGCTTCAACTATCCAACTGATACAATTCTACCGAACCAGACCATCGATGGGATGATACTAGTCTCAAAGAATGGAAAGTACATGTTCAGGAACAATCAAGATCTAGTTTTCAATTCATCTAATGTTTACATGACACTTAGCCCTGCAATTGGCATCATGCACTCTCTTGGAACTATCACGATGAAAAATAGTGATCATTCATATGTTATGGCCGACCTTGGAGATCTTCGATTGCGCCGATTGACTCTTGATAACGACGGGAACCTGAGAGCTTATAGTCTCCGTCCTGTTTCAGGGACATGGATGATTGTTTGGCAAGCAATACAAGAACTTTGTACCATTCATGGCACCTGTGGTCCAAATTATGTATGCATGAGCAATGGCTCCAATTCCACTTTCTGTGTTTGCccaccaggatttgaagtgcaAACAGGGGTTGTTGGCGAGCAAATCTGTGAAAGGAGAATTCCGATTACACCGAAGGACAGCAAATTTCTCCGGCTGGATTTTGTTAGCTTCATTGGTGGCCAGTACCTGCAAGCTCCCAATTTCACTTCCTGCGAGGATGGATGTGTAGCCAATTCTAGCTGTATTGCTTATGCAGTCCAATTCAATGGAAATCACTACTGTATCCACCATCAACGCCTCCACTATGGCTACTGGTCTCCATATCCACAGGTCACAACCTTTCTTCGCATCTCCAATTCTGAAACAAATATATCTAACAACTTCACAGGCATGACAACCAAGGTTGACACAATCTGCCCTACTCTTATTAGCCTTCCTGTACCACCTAACCGGTCTCAAACCACAACTAGGAACATTATAATCCTCTCCTCAGTCTTCTCTATCGAGTTCATTgtttgtttcctctctttctgggCTTTCCTTAATAAATACCGCAAATACCAAGACATGGCATGGTCATTAGGCCTTGAACTCCTACCTGCAGGAGGACCCAAAAGATTCAGCTACGCCGAGCTGAAAACCGCCACAAATAACTTCTCCACCATTATTGGGCAAGGTGGATTTGGGATTGTATATAAAGGTGAGCTACCCGATCACCGCAGTATTGCCGTGAAGCGCCTTAAAAAAGTAACCGGTGCAGAGACAGAATTTTGGGGTGAGATCACAATCATTGCCCGAATGCACCACCTCAACTTAGTTCGAGTCTGGGGTTTCTGTGTTGAGAAGGATCATAAAATGTTGGTCTATGAGTATATCCCAAATGGGTCTCTTGCCAAATACCTCTTCCCTGCCCATTCCCCTGCAATTCCAGAATCAGGTCAGGGAAGGAGCAGCAGAGATTTGCCTAGTAATAGCAACACCACCACCAATAGTGATAGTTTTAGCAGCAGTAATTGTATAGAGAATATCCCATTGAAGCCATTACTGGATCGTACAGAGAAAACCCAATTGAGGCCATTACTGGATTGGGATGTAAGATACAGGATCGCCCTTGGTATTGCAAGGGCGATTGCATATCTTCATGAGGAATGTCTTGAGTGGGTTCTCCATTGTGACATTAAACCAGAGAACATTCTCCTCGGAGATGACTTTTGTCCGAAGGTATCAGACTTTGGGCTATCGAAGCTgacaaagaaggaagaaatggtcGCCATGTCACGAATCCACGGCACACGGGGATACTTGGCACCGGAGTGGGTAACAAGGGAACAGCCAATCACTGCAAAAGCCGATGTGTATAGCTTTGGAATGGTTTTATTAGAGATTGTGAGTGGTAGCAGGAACTTTCAGTCCCGTGAATCATTAAGTGAGGACTGGTATTTTCCAAGATGGGCATATGAGAAGGTGTATGAGGAGAAGATGGTGGAAGATCTTTTAGATAAAACGATCATCCATTGTTATGACATTAAGGTTCACATCGAGTTTGTGGATCGAATGGTGAAGACTGCAATATGGTGCCTACAAGAACGGCCTGATCTGAGGCCATCAATGGGGAAAGTAGCTAAGATGCTTGAAGGAACAGTGGAGATCACAGAACCTCCAAAGCCAACCATTTTCTACTTGGAGATGGGAGATAAAACTCTGTTTCTTTTGTAA